From Chitinophagaceae bacterium, a single genomic window includes:
- a CDS encoding DUF4249 domain-containing protein — protein sequence MRLYTIVLSALTLLIVSCENMQQDIELELPEYENKLVVESYLERGKPFRVTLTESQAYFDQPGNPVIQDALVIITYGENTDTLEFNPSFLDLNTLKVYNFVSENTVPEDFDGPYTLYVKDNSGREAVAETSFIEELNLDTIRLQYNSENEVLLLISFTDPPVVANYYRLIVNKDSLTAAPDVSFQLSDGSLDGEQITLGTGYDYEIGDTVFVTLFHLSEKYFRFLATSSSAQSAQGNPFGQPGAVETNIEGGLGIFVALTYDRRKLIIPAK from the coding sequence ATGAGATTATATACCATAGTTCTTTCTGCACTTACACTTTTAATAGTTTCTTGTGAAAACATGCAGCAAGATATCGAATTAGAACTGCCGGAATATGAAAATAAGTTAGTAGTGGAGTCATATCTGGAGCGAGGAAAACCATTTCGGGTTACCTTAACTGAAAGCCAGGCCTATTTTGATCAACCCGGAAATCCTGTAATTCAGGATGCACTAGTGATTATTACTTATGGAGAAAATACTGACACCTTAGAGTTTAACCCTTCTTTTTTAGATTTAAACACTTTAAAGGTCTATAATTTTGTTTCTGAAAATACTGTACCTGAAGACTTTGACGGTCCATATACCTTATATGTAAAAGACAATAGCGGAAGAGAAGCCGTAGCGGAAACATCTTTTATTGAAGAATTAAATCTGGATACTATCAGACTACAATACAATAGCGAAAATGAGGTATTGCTCCTAATTTCATTCACAGACCCACCGGTTGTAGCAAACTACTACCGATTAATTGTAAATAAAGACTCTTTAACGGCTGCACCGGATGTTTCCTTTCAACTTAGTGATGGTTCGCTTGATGGCGAGCAAATCACTTTAGGCACAGGCTATGATTATGAAATTGGTGATACGGTTTTTGTTACCCTTTTTCATTTGAGTGAAAAGTATTTCCGATTTTTGGCAACATCTTCTTCAGCTCAATCGGCTCAAGGGAATCCCTTCGGACAGCCCGGTGCAGTTGAGACAAATATCGAAGGTGGCTTAGGGATTTTTGTTGCTTTAACTTACGACAGAAGAAAACTAATCATCCCTGCAAAATAG
- a CDS encoding TonB-dependent receptor, with translation MITISGNVTEQATGEDLPGANIRIIDENKGTSSNMYGFYSIRVPAGDVNISASFIGFETMEVSFSATNDTTINFRLIEEGEQLDEVVVRTDRAQERVESTQMSSVSLPIQQIREVPAIFGEVDILKVAQLTPGVQSGSEGSTGFFVRGGGSDQNLILLDEATVYNASHLFGFFSVFNPETVRGLELYKGGYPAKYGGRLSSVMDIQLKEGNNQKYGASGGLGIISSRLMLEGPIVKDKSSFLIAGRRTYFDIFTRAINQANTDNESFTPIPDYYFYDLNFKANYRINDNNRVFLSAYYGKDVFSFGSGIFNIDFDWGNFTTTARWNRVFNSRLFSNTTFTFSNYNYKIENSIDQFEFSLGSRIQDFNFKTDFDYYISPNHKLNFGAFYTYHQFIPGRFSGSSEDDVVDFDNEENIDAHQFGLYVSDEFEPFEDLKVNVGLRLSAFYNEKFYWNLEPRVSARYLLTETLSLKASYTEMAQYIHLVASSGASLPTDIWYPSTSVIPPQKARQAAVGVTKNLGWQSLSLSGEVYYKWLLNQVDFRDGAQLFLNPRLEDEFIFGDGYSYGFELFLEKQRGNTTGWIGYTWSISERTFEGVNNGNPFFPTYDRRHDISVVLSHKINRRWSVSGTWVYGSGSRTTLPVGRYLVFDVDGTTPSIVPEYTERNSFQLPAYHRMDLGVTYNFFPRWGEGDLNFGIYNVYNRRNPFFIFYDENTNNDGDITGYQAKLVSLFPIIPSITFNFKI, from the coding sequence ATGATTACCATAAGTGGTAATGTAACGGAACAAGCAACAGGCGAAGACTTACCGGGTGCGAATATCCGTATTATAGATGAAAATAAGGGCACTTCTTCGAATATGTATGGATTTTATTCAATTCGGGTACCCGCAGGGGACGTTAATATATCCGCCAGTTTCATAGGATTTGAAACTATGGAAGTTAGTTTTAGTGCAACAAACGACACAACCATTAACTTTAGATTAATTGAAGAGGGTGAGCAATTAGATGAAGTGGTTGTAAGAACCGACAGGGCGCAAGAGCGGGTTGAGTCTACTCAAATGAGTTCTGTCAGTTTACCCATCCAACAGATTAGGGAGGTCCCGGCTATTTTCGGAGAGGTTGATATTTTAAAAGTTGCTCAGCTTACACCCGGTGTACAGTCCGGCTCTGAAGGGAGCACGGGATTTTTTGTTCGGGGAGGTGGTTCAGATCAAAATTTAATCTTACTTGATGAAGCTACCGTATACAATGCTTCACACCTTTTTGGCTTTTTTAGTGTCTTCAATCCCGAAACAGTAAGAGGTCTTGAATTATACAAAGGAGGTTACCCGGCTAAATACGGAGGCAGATTATCCTCTGTAATGGATATTCAACTGAAAGAAGGAAACAACCAAAAATACGGGGCTTCAGGAGGCTTAGGAATTATATCCTCCAGGCTTATGCTGGAAGGACCCATAGTTAAAGATAAATCTTCATTTTTGATTGCCGGCAGAAGGACTTATTTTGACATTTTCACCAGGGCAATTAATCAGGCGAATACAGATAACGAAAGTTTCACTCCAATTCCGGACTACTATTTTTATGATTTGAATTTTAAAGCTAATTACAGGATTAATGACAATAACCGGGTATTTCTCAGTGCTTATTACGGAAAAGATGTTTTTTCATTTGGTTCCGGTATATTTAATATTGACTTTGATTGGGGAAATTTTACTACTACCGCCCGCTGGAATCGTGTATTCAACAGCAGACTATTTTCCAATACAACTTTTACCTTCAGCAACTATAACTACAAAATTGAAAACTCTATAGATCAATTTGAATTTTCATTAGGCAGCCGAATACAGGATTTTAATTTTAAAACGGATTTTGATTACTATATTTCTCCAAATCATAAACTGAACTTTGGTGCTTTTTACACTTATCATCAATTCATACCGGGAAGGTTCAGCGGCAGTAGTGAAGATGATGTAGTTGATTTCGATAATGAAGAAAATATTGATGCTCACCAGTTCGGTCTTTATGTCAGTGATGAGTTTGAGCCTTTTGAAGATTTGAAAGTCAATGTAGGTCTTAGATTATCAGCTTTTTATAACGAAAAATTTTACTGGAATTTAGAACCCAGAGTTTCTGCCAGATATTTATTAACCGAAACCCTTTCACTAAAAGCAAGTTACACCGAAATGGCACAATACATTCACTTAGTAGCCAGTTCCGGTGCCAGCTTACCTACAGATATTTGGTATCCTTCAACTTCAGTGATTCCACCTCAAAAAGCCAGACAAGCTGCTGTGGGAGTTACGAAAAACTTAGGTTGGCAATCTTTAAGTTTAAGCGGTGAAGTTTATTATAAATGGTTGCTGAACCAAGTAGATTTCAGAGATGGAGCTCAATTATTTTTAAACCCAAGACTGGAGGATGAATTTATCTTTGGAGATGGTTACAGCTATGGCTTTGAATTATTTCTTGAAAAACAAAGAGGCAATACAACCGGCTGGATTGGTTATACCTGGTCTATATCAGAACGAACGTTTGAAGGTGTAAATAATGGGAATCCATTTTTCCCGACATACGACAGAAGACATGATATTTCAGTTGTTCTTTCACACAAAATTAATCGTCGCTGGTCTGTATCCGGAACATGGGTTTATGGTAGCGGCAGCCGGACGACTTTGCCGGTGGGTAGGTATTTAGTCTTTGACGTAGATGGAACCACTCCTTCAATTGTACCTGAATATACTGAAAGAAATAGTTTTCAATTGCCGGCCTATCACAGAATGGACTTAGGAGTAACCTATAACTTTTTCCCGAGATGGGGAGAAGGTGATTTAAACTTTGGCATTTACAATGTGTATAACAGACGAAATCCTTTCTTCATCTTTTATGATGAAAATACGAACAATGATGGCGATATCACAGGCTATCAGGCAAAATTAGTGAGCCTTTTTCCAATAATTCCTTCAATCACCTTTAACTTCAAAATTTAA
- a CDS encoding NAD-dependent epimerase/dehydratase family protein, with translation MKAFVTGGTGFIGINLIHLLAEKGWEITVLHRKTSNLNPVKLPGIQFQEGDVTNFASIIKAIPEGTDVIFNLAASTNTWSKNNKQQTEINNLGTQNMVNAALQKKVKRFIHTSSIVAYGIHDAEINENTPSNAEKLDFNYSITKFQSEQIVKNAVKKGLDAVILNPANVIGPYDYQNWVRMFLIINEKGTPGVPSGKASFCYVKDVANAHISAFKSGKIGENYLLGGPAHSYIEVINKIETLLNKKVSQKVTPDFLLKVFAGINNSISAITSKKPTLTPEEVILLTARMTCKSQKAVADLNYKISDLDFMLQSTFEWLKSEKKI, from the coding sequence ATGAAAGCTTTTGTAACGGGAGGAACAGGATTTATTGGAATTAACCTCATACACCTTCTTGCCGAAAAAGGATGGGAAATTACCGTCTTGCATAGAAAAACCAGCAATCTGAATCCGGTAAAACTTCCGGGCATCCAATTTCAAGAGGGAGATGTTACAAATTTTGCGAGTATAATTAAGGCTATACCGGAAGGAACGGATGTGATTTTTAATTTAGCTGCCAGCACGAATACATGGTCAAAAAATAATAAACAACAGACTGAAATAAATAATTTAGGTACCCAAAACATGGTAAACGCCGCTTTGCAAAAAAAAGTAAAGCGATTTATACACACCTCTTCCATAGTAGCATACGGAATACATGACGCTGAAATTAACGAGAACACCCCTTCGAATGCAGAAAAATTAGATTTCAATTATTCTATTACTAAGTTTCAAAGCGAACAGATTGTAAAAAATGCCGTGAAAAAAGGCCTGGATGCCGTGATTTTGAATCCCGCTAATGTGATTGGTCCCTATGACTACCAAAACTGGGTCAGGATGTTTTTAATCATCAATGAAAAAGGAACACCGGGTGTCCCCTCCGGAAAAGCTTCCTTTTGCTATGTTAAAGATGTGGCTAATGCTCATATTTCAGCTTTCAAATCCGGGAAAATTGGTGAAAACTATCTTTTAGGCGGACCGGCACACTCATATATAGAGGTTATTAATAAAATTGAGACTTTATTAAATAAAAAAGTTTCTCAAAAAGTTACCCCTGACTTTCTCTTAAAAGTTTTTGCCGGAATAAACAATTCAATTTCAGCAATTACTTCTAAAAAACCCACACTTACCCCGGAAGAAGTTATACTCTTAACTGCCCGCATGACTTGTAAGTCACAAAAGGCAGTTGCCGACCTTAATTATAAAATATCCGATCTTGATTTTATGCTTCAAAGCACTTTTGAATGGCTTAAATCTGAAAAGAAAATCTAA